The Actinocorallia herbida DNA window CAAGCCGCTCCGCATTAGCGGGCGTACTGATGTAGGGGAAGATGCCTTCCGGGCGCTTCATTGCAGGCACTGCGTTCGCTGCTTTCTCCGGCTCTGGCCGGGGAAGCGCGTCCCCGGCTGTCGAGGGCGCGACACGCACCCGAGAGCCGAAGTTCCCGTGCCAGCAGACTCGCTAGACCCGGGGTTCGTGACACCCAGTCGCGGTCTGCTCCGCTCGATCCACCTGCCGCTATCCGAGGAGGATTGGCCCCCAAAGGCTCCCTCCCGGGCCGGGGCTTCTCGCAGCCTGCTCCTACTCCGCCGACGGCGGCACAAGGCGGACAACGGTGGAGAACCACCGACGTGTAGTGCAACATTCGCATGCCGGTCGGTCCGGGCGCAGCGGAACTCGGATCTTATGTTCCACGATGAGCCGCTATGTCATTCTGGATCTTGGGGAATCTCGACATTTGTTGCTCGCGCACCACTGGGATCAATATAGGAACTATTCGGTCATTGGTGCATTCTAGGGCTTATTTGCACCTCTGCGAGATCGTGAAGAGGTGCGGGAGTGACCGAACCGCCCAAGCGGCAGGCGGGCACGGAGGGGCTTGTGATCGGAAGCCCTACGGGCGGCGTGATCTTCAGGAAGCTGCTCGAATAAGAAAGCCAGTACTCTGCGGGAACCGGCCAGCGGTCGGGAATTCGGCGATCTGGATGTTACCCCGGTTATCGAGTCGAACCCGTGTAAGTATCGGTTGTCGGGCATGTCCCTGTCGCTTTCGGTGAAAATTGGATTCAGTCGGGATGTACTAACTTGCGCGATCGGAGAAAGGTTCAAAGCCCGCCGCTGGCGTCGCGGCTGTGAACGCTCCCGTTTGGCGGTTACGCGCGCTCATCGCGGTAGGTGAGGATGTTTTGCGCCAAATATCGGGACAAGGTGGTTGTCTGAGACCTACTGTGTGAAGCCATTGCTCCTCCTTCGGCAAGGATTATGCTGTGCCTCGCTATCTCGACCCTGCCGTCGCTAAGGCCCGGATGATCGGCAAAGGGGTATGGCCAGTCTCGACGTGGCCAGGCGGCTCTCAACGCTGGTTGTGCGTGTGCATGAAATGTGGTGAGTTCGTTACGCCCCGCTACAACAACGTGATGCAACCTGGAAGGGGAGGCTGCGAACCATGCGGGCGGCTCTCCTCAGCAGCCAACCGTCGTTTGCCGGCCGAGGCCTCTGTGGCGGAGATGCGGACGGCTGGTGTCGAGCCGATTGAGCCCTATCCCGGAATCGACGCACCATGGCGATGCCGGTGCCTCAGCCCCTTGTGCCCAGGCTTGTGGATGGGCGATCCTGCGGACATCCGACCGCGACTCGCCGACGTCCGGCGCAGCGTCGCATCGGCATGCAAATTCTGTGCCAGGGTAGCCATCCGACCCGAACGAGCGACCTATGAAATGATTGAGCGCGGCGTTGAGCCGATCGTGCCTTACCCCGGCGCTGCCGCGGCGTGGCACTGCCGATGCCTAACCTGCAATTCGACAGACATCAGCCCCTCGTATGCAAACGTGGTCCTCACCGGCCAGGGAGGCTGTGAGCACTGCGGTGGGCGGAAGAGGGTGCCGGAGCAACAGGCCGTCAGGGAGATGCTTGAAGTCGGTGCGGAACCACTCGCCGCTTATCCTGGTGCGAACGAACGCTGGCGCAGTCGCTGTCTCGCTCTCGACTGTCCCGGTCCCGCCGACCGCATCATCTACCCGCGCCTGGGATGGATACGGCGAGGCGCCCAGGCATGCAAGTGGTGTGCGGGCGTTGCCATTGACGTGCGTGTCGCCCACGACACCATGGTCGCCGTCGGCCTGGCTCCTTTGGAGCCTTACCCTGGCGTGCGCACTCCATGGGCGTGCCGGTGCCTCAATCCCGCATGCCAAGCCGTCGTCCGACCCACTCTGGGAAGCGTTAGAAGCCGAGATACCAGATGTGCGGCATGCGCGGTTTATGGCTTCAAACCCGACAAACCCGCGCTGGTCTACTTCCTCACGCACCCGCGCCTGAACGCCGCTAAGATTGGCATCTGCAACCTCGCCACCGGACGGATCGAACGTCACCAAAGACGCGGCTGGCGACGCTATGAGACCTTGGAATTCCACCACGGAAATGGCGCTGCACAGCTGGAACGAGAAGTAATTGCTGAATGGCGTGCTCAAAGATGGGACCCGGTTCTCGACGAAGGAGAGACCTACGACGGGTGGACTGAGACCGTAGCCCTAACGGATGAACTGACTCCGGACGTACTGTGGAAAAGTGTCCTAGAGCTAAAAATTGTAATTTCGCCAAACCTGTCTTAGTCATTAAGTCCTGCTAGTTCAACGGTTCTGGTGCCGAATGATCTCGCCCCGCTCAAAGCAGATCGATCAATTGCGGTCGGGCTGGAATTTCCGGATTAGTTTAACAGGTAGTTATAAGTTTGCATTGACTCTGGGTGTATCGGGTGGCAAGGCTCTTGATCATTGGCAGGTACACCAGGCTCTTGCTATAGGGATGCCCAGGTCTAAGGGGTACTTTGCTAGCGATCCTTGAGACGGGCCGGTCGGTCCTAGGACTCGGTGACTTGAGAGGCTTCTTAGGGCTTGCAGGGTGCTCAAGGCACGCTCGGCACCCTGCTCGAACTCCGTGCCGACGGGTGGTTCAGGGGGTGAATGTGTCGAAGATTTCTTCTAGGGCGTCAGCGAGGGTGGTGTCTTCTTCGTTGAGGATGGCGGCGTAGCGGGAGGTTACTTCTAGGCTGCCGTGGCCGGCTCGTTGGCGGACTTTTTGAAGGTCGATGCCTTTGGCGATGGCCCAGCTGATGCCGGTGTGGCGGGCGTTGTAGGGGGTGAAGGTGGGCGGGAGGGAGGCTTGGGCTCGGGCGTGGTTCCAGAAGCGGGTCCAGACGGCGGGGGTGAGGAACTCGGTGCCGTCGGTGCGGAAGGGGTTGGCTCGGGTGGAGGTGGTGGGTTGGCGGCGGCGCCAGTCGCGTTGGTAGGCGGCTGCGAAGGAGCGGCATTTGGGGCAGGTGCAGTTCATGCCGTAGCGGGCGCCCGTGGTGCCGTGGTGGTGGATCTTGCCGGTCTTGGTGATGAGGGGAGGGAGGTCGGGGTCTGCGGCCTGGTCGGGAGTGATGAGGCCCTTGTAGGCGAACATCCACTGGGGGAAGAGGAGGGCGTCGTCGGCGATGCTGTACTCGTCGATGTGGTCCTGGAGGGCTGTGCACATCTGCTTGGAGATGGTGAAGCGGCGCCAGTCGCCGTTCTTGGGGTGGGGGTTGGTGATCCAGCCGGCACGGCCGGTGGGGTGGAAGCGGGCGCCTACGCGGACGCTGGAACGGGTGATGGTGAGGAGCTGTTTGCCGAAGTCGAAGTCGCAGGGGCGGAGGCTGATGAGCTCGCAGCGTCGGGCCCAGGTGGTGACGTTCAGGCGGGCGTGGAGGCGGGCCGGAGGGTAGGTGAGGGCTTCCTCCAGGAGGCGCCATTGGTCGTGGCTGGCGACGAGGACCGGCTTGGTGGGAGCGGAGGGGAGGCGGATGCTGCGGACGGGGTTGTTGGAGCGGTAGCCCTCGTTCCAGGCCATCTCGCACATGGCCGAGAGGACCTTGCGGGTGGCGAGGATGGCGCTGTGGGGGACTTCGGCCTGGGGGAGGGTCTTGATGAGGAGGTTGTAGTAGGTCTCGCGGTTGACCTCGCTGACGCGGAGACGGCCGAGGTAGGGGTAGATGTAGAGCTGGGCGACGGAGAAGTAGCCCTGCATGGTCGCGGCGCTGGCTCTGTGGCGGGGGAAGAAGCGGGTCTCGCCGAACTCCAGGAAGGTCATGCGCGCTTTGTCCGCGGGGCTGGTCTCCTGGAGGAGGCTGTGGATGTGCTGCTCTTCCTGCTCGGCGACCTCGTAAGCTCGGCGGTGGTCGTCGTAGGTTCCGGCGGAGCGGTACGGTCCGTCCTTCGTCCGGTACATGCCCGTGTAGCGCGGTTTGCCGTCCTTGTCGGCTCGCTGGATGACGTAGGGCATCGGGCACCTCCTTCACGAAGAAGAGGGCTCCGGCGACCGCCTCGCGGCGGGCGTCGTGTTAGATCGTTTGTTAGACGGACGCATGATCACCGGTTGGCATCCGGTGGTATGCGGCCCCATAAAATGGGCTCTGACCTGCGGTTTCATGACTTCAGTCATACCCCAAGATCGCCGCGGGGCACTTTCGGCGGCACCACGGAGATCATGAAGGAAATCATCGGCCGCAGTCTGGGCGTCTGATGCGGCGCGGGGTGGTCGCTCCCGGTCTCCTTTGGGGTGGGGCCGGGAGCGGGTGGGGCCGGTGGTCGGCGCGGACGTAGGCGTTACGGCATGTGGAGCAGGCCAGGATGTGGTCCCGGGTGACCTGGGTCTGACCCTCCTGCATTCCTCCGCGGATGAACTCCGGGGCCTTTTCGGTGAGGTCCATGCACCCGAAACTGTCTTTCGTGGGGATCGTCGTCTTTTCGCTCATGCCTTTGAGGAGGTGCCCTGCCCTGGGCAGTGGGGCCGGATCATTACTCGCTGTGCGAGAGTGGTTTCATGCCCTTGAGCGCTTATCAACTCAGGACTTCGATCGCCGTGTCCGACATACAGGAGGCTGTCGCGTTCTACGAAGGCAAGCTGGGCCTGGAGGTGCTGGAGTCCGGACCCAGCGCCCGCATCGTTGACGGCAGCCGCGTCTATGGTTCTGGTGGGGGGCCGGCGTTGAATGTGTACCAGTCGGTCACTGCCGGGAAGACCCCGGCGACCTTGGCGACGTGGTACGTCGACGACATCGATCTGATCGTTGACGAGCTCGTCTCGTCCGGTGTCGAGTTCGTCCGCTACGACCAGTTCGAACACGACGCCAAGGGGATCACCGCTCGGGCCGGCGGTGGACGTATCGCGTGGTTCCAGGACCCGGACGGCAATACCTTCGCCCTCGAGGCCGACAGCTGATTCCCTGCGGCGGGACGCGGTGTCGCGGGTGGCAGGCGCTCGGGACCACCGTCTCCGCGTGAACGCCGACGCTCACCGCTCCGCGCGACGGGTCCGGGCGTCCACTGGGCTGCGGCGCGGAACGTCTCGGTCGTCAGCCTAAGGAGGGAAGACCCTCGTTCGGTGGCCGCGGTCATACGCCGCTGGCCACCGGGCGGCCGGGGAACCGGCGGTTCGGGTGGAGAGGGGTGGGGTCGTCAGCGGTTTGGGCGTCAGGTCGGTTCGGTGAGGACCTCGTGGAGTTTGCGGGCGAAGGCTTCTGGCCGGCCTGAGTGGCCGTGGTCGCCGCCGATGAAGCCGCCGTGGTGGCTGGGGAACACGGTCGGCTGCCGGCCTAGAAGGTCGGCGGTGGCCAGGGAGGTGCGGCCGGTGAGGAGGGGGAGGGATTCCTCGCCGACGGCGATGATGATCCGGGTCGGGGCGGCCAAAAGTCGTGCCGCGTTCGGGTGGTAGTCGCTGACGGGCCAGGAGAGGTCGGACAGGAGCGGGTCGCCTCGGGAGCCGTCGTCTTCGGTCGGCAGGCCGAACTGGGCGGGGTCCGGTGCGGGCTGGGTGAAGTAGTCGTCGGTGAACTCGCCCTGCCATGACGTCATCGCGATGAAGGCCGCCATTCCGGCGCCCCATCCGCGGGCCTGGTAGACGTCTCGAACGGCGGCTCTGGCGCGTGCGGCGAGCCGGGCGTCGGGGAGCACCGACAGGAGTGGCGGCTCGTGTGCGACGAGGGTGGTCACGTCGGTGGGGTGGGCGGTCACCAGGGCGAGTGCGGTGACCGCGCCGCCGCTGCTGGCGAAGAGCTCGACCGGGCCCGCGCCCAGAGTCTCGATGAGGGCGTGCACGTCTTCGGCCTGGGTCTGGGGCGTGTGGTCGGCGCGGCCGTCCTTGCGCGTGCTGCGGCCCAGCCCTCGCGGGTCGTAGGTGATCACGGTGCGCTCGGTGAAGTGGGACACCAGAGCGCCGAACCCGCCGGCGTCCATCGGCTGGCCGATCATGACGACCGGTGGGCGCCCATCCGGGGTCGGCAGCGGGCCATGGACGTCGTAGACGAGGTCGACCTCGGGCAGCCGCAGAACCTGTGTGCTCATCCCACCATCGTGACCGCCACCAGTGACAAAAGCGCGATGAGGCGTTCCTCCAGCCAGGCGCTACGCCGGGGGAGGGCCGTTGTGTGGCTGCTCGAGAAGGTGAGGAACGACAACGGTCCGGCGCGATGCACGCGCCGGACCGTTGTGATCAGTAGCGGGGACAGGATTTGAACCTGCGACCTCTGGGTTATGAGCCCAGCGAGCTACCGAGCTGCTCCACCCCGCGTCGGTAAGTACAACTCTACCGTTGATCTGACGTCCTCGCGCCCGGTCGGCGCCGCGATGCGTGCCTGGCGGGGTTCCGGGAGGGGAGCGGCGGTCGGCAGCCCCGCGCGCCGTAGGCGATGGGTGTTCACCTCATCACCTAAAGTCACCTGCGCGGCGCCATCGGGGATGTGGCGCGGCACGTCGATTCTCCGGGGGATGACATGACCGAGACGATTTCGCCCGCGGCGAGCCTCGCCGAGCGGATCGAATGGCTGATCGTGAACTCCTGGCCGGACGAGGTCCCGCAGAAGGAGACCAATGTGGAGATCGCGGAGGCGGTCGTGGCCGGGACGGGGGTGGAGATGTCGGGGACGACCGTCTGGAAGCTGCGCACCGGACGCCAGGAGAATCCGCAGTTCAGGACGCTCACGGCACTCGCCGTCTTCTTCGGCGTGCCGATCGGCTACTTCGGCTTCCCCGGTGAGGCAGCGCCGATCGACGACGACCTGACCCACCGGGCGCTCCTGCGCGAACTCCGCGCTGGAGCGATCCGTCCGGACGTGCTCCGGGCCCTCATCGGACTTTCCCCCGGCACGCGCCACCTGCTCGACGAGATCGTCCTCGCCGCGGCGGCCGCGGACCGGAGAGGCAGAGCCTGAGAGCCGCCCGCTGGACGACGGCGTCGCGGACGACCCGATCGGCTTCGGGCACCGGCCGTTCGGCCACGGCCGTGCCGCACGGTGCGGGGGAGTCCCGCCCGCTCCCGCCTCCTGGCGGGAGCGGGCCCGGTTCCGTGGCGCCCGCCGACCGGCTGCGCGGAGGTGTCAGTAGCGGCTGCGCCAGCGGTCGCCGCTTTCTGGCCTGCCGGACGGCTCGGCGAAGTAGAACGCGACGATCAGGACGGGCAGCAGGATGGCGGGCACGGCGAAGAAAGCGATATTGAGGAGGGAGCCGGACACGATGTCCTTCTCTCGTGAGTCGAGGGCGGAATGAGTGGCTTCGTGTCTATTGTGCGAGACCTGAAGGGGTGGGCCATGGTGTGCTCGGACACGGTGCGCGGCGCCCTCGGCCGGGCGGTCGGCGGCTGCGCGCGCCCGGCATGCGGGGTGACCTGGCATGTCTCGCGGCCCGTGCGGCGGCCGCCCGGGAGAACGCGAGGCACGGGACCCCGGCGGTGTAACGAAAGCCACGCGGTGGGGGAAGGGGAGCGGTGATGGCCGGGAGCTCAGGAGAGCAGTGGCGGGTCGAGTTCGACGCGAACGTGGTCTTCAGCAACGGCGGAGGGCTGCGGGCCCGGGAGTTCCGGCTGGACATCCCCGGGGCGGACATCGCCGATGCGGAGGCCGGTGAGCTGTTCGTCCGCCATCTGGGACTGCTCATGGTCGGCGAGGTGAAGATCTCCAACAAGCGCCTGATCCGGGAGCCGCACAAGGGGTCGCGCGGCGTGCCGGTCGCGGGAGGCGGGCGCGACGTCGTCGAGCTGCCGGAGGCGGTCATGACATACGCCGGTGCCGTACCGCGGCTCAGCGCGCTGGTGGATCTGCCCGTGACGCTGGTGCGCACCCTCGGAGCGGGCTCCGGCGAGATCGGACGATCCCAGCTCGCCCCGTTCGAGGTGACGGGCACCGCGGTCGTCCTCCACAGCGGGGGCGGCGCCGGCCTGGGCGAGGACGCGGCGGCCTGGCTCGCCGACCGCGCCCCCGCGGTCGTCGTCACCGACGGCGGAGGGCCGGCGAACGGCCTCCTGACGTCCGCGGGCATCCCCGTCGTCTCCGCCGCGACCGGCCTCGCGGACCTGCCCGCGACCGGCACCCGCCTCCACGTGGTGCCCCTGGACCCCGCGCGGAATCCCTGCCCCGTCCGCGCCTACGCGGTGGCCGCGTCCTAGAAGGCGGCACGACGATCTCGCCAAGCCTTGCGTTTCCCGGATCCGACCCTGGTCCCGGACGGGTAGGCCGAAGGTATGGAGGGCTTGGAGAGGATCAGTCTTCCTGGCCGGGTCGCCGGCCCGGACGAGGGCATCGGCGCGGACGAGCTCGCGCTGGCGGCACGGAACCACGGCATGCCCCTGGAAGCCCTGCGCTACGACGTCACCCCCGCGGGCCTGCATTACCTGCTGATCCATTACGACATCCCTTATGGCCTCCCGGAGGAGTGGCGGTTGGAGGTCGATGGCCCGCGAGGACCCGTCTCCTTCGATCTTGGGACGCTGCGAAGGTTCCCGGTCGAGACCGTCCGGGTCACGATGGAGTGCGCGGGCAACGGTCGCGCTCGCCTGCGCCCCCGCCCGGTCAGCCAGCCGTGGCTGCTCGAGGCGGTCGGCACGGCGGACTGGACGGGAGTGCCCCTGCGCCTTGTCCTGGACGAGGCAGGGCTCACCGATCCGACGACCGAACTCGTGTTCACCGGAGCGGATCACGGGCTGGAGCGGGGCGTCGAGCAGGACTACGAGCGCAGCCTCCCGTTCGCGGAGGCCACCCGCCCGGAAGTCCTCCTCGCCTACGAGATGAACGGGTTGCCCTTGCCGCCCCAGCACGGCGGCCCGCTCCGCCTGATCGTCCCCGGCTGGTACGGCATGGCCCACGTGAAATGGCTCCGCCGCATCCGTCCCGTCGAGCCCCCCTTCGACGGATTCCAGCAGACCGTCGCCTACCGGCTGCGCCAAGAACCGGACGAGGAGGGAGTCCCCGTGACCCGGATCCAGCCCCGGGCTCTGCTGGAACCCCCCGGATTTCCGGACTTCATGTCCCGGACCCGCCTCGTCCGCCCTGGCCCGCTGACGCTGCGCGGCCGCGCCTGGTCGGGCCGCTCCCCGCTCGTCCGCGTCGAGGTGAGCACCGACGACGGCACCACATGGCACGACGCGGCCCTCACCCCCGAGGACTCCGCGCACCCCTGGGCCTGGCGCTCCTGGACGTTCCCCTGGACCGCACCCCCAGGCGACCACGTCCTCGCCGTCCGAGCCTCCGACACCTCTGGTCCCCAGCCGCCTTCCCCGCCCTGGAACCTGGGCGGCTTCGCCAACAACACCGCCCACCGGGTCTCCGTGATCTGCCTTCCTTCCTGACGGAACGTCCCCTCCGACGTCCCCGAGACCCGCCGGCCGATTCCCAGTACCGTTCTGGTGAAAAGGACGTGTAAGGGGTGATCGGGGTGCCGGGGACGTCAGCGGTCGGACGCGAGGGCGTACTGACGATCGGGACCCGCGGGAGCGCCGGACCGGGTGAGGTCCTGCTGAAGATCCGCGGCGGGACCGAGACGTTCCTCGCCTGGTCGGAGGAGCCGCTGCCGACCGGGACGAAGGTTCTCGTCTTTAATTCGCGCGGAGGCAGAACCGTTGACGTCATGGAATGGTCTGACCCATTGGACGGACTCTGATCCGTCCGAGCGGTTCACCCCTCCGAGTCCCGGGTTCGCCCCGAGGAAGGACGTCTGAATGTTCGGTTGGCGAGTCCCCCTGCCCGACGAGGCGATGCTGATCTCCGGCGGCAAGACCTCGGAGAAGTACAGCGCTCCGTTCCGCGTGATCATCGGACACGGGGCCTTCGTCGTCCCGGTGTTCCGCAAGGTCGAGTTCATGTCGCTGTCGATGCACGAGGCGGAGGTCGCCGACACCTGCGTGACCCGCCAGGGCATCTCGCTGAAGGTCAAGGCGATCATCGCCTTCAAGGTCGGCAACGACCTGGAGAGCATCGTCAACGCCGGTCAGCGCTTCCTGTCCGACCAGGCGCAGATGGCGGTGCTCACCGGCCGGATCTTCTCCGGGCACCTGCGGGCGATCGTCGGGTCGATGACCGTCGAGGAGATCGTCACGGAGCGGCAGAAGCTCGCGATCGCCGTCCTCGACACCGCCACCCCCGAGATGGCCAAGATCGGGCTGGTGATCGACTCGCTCCAGATCCAGTCGATCGACGACATGGGCGCGGGCTATATCGACGCGATGGCCGCCCCGCACGTCGCGGCGATCCAGCGGCAGGCGCAGATCGCGCAGGCGCAGGCCGCGCAGCAGTCGGCCGAGGCCGCCCAGGAGTCGGAGCGCAACCAGGCCGAGTACGCGCGGCAGACCGCGATCGTCAAGGCCCAGTACAAGGCGGAGGTGGACCGGGCCCAGGCCGAGTCCGCCCAGGCCGGCCCGCTGGCGCTCGCCAACGCCCAGCAGGAGGTGCTGATGGCCCAGACCGAGCTGGCCCAGCGCGCCGCCGAGCTGCGCCAGCAGGAGCTGGTCAGCGAGATCGTCCGCCCGGCCGAGGCCGACGCGGAGCGGATTCGGATCCTCGCCGAGGCCGAGGCCGAGCGCATGCGCATCCAGGCCGCCGCCGCCGCGTCCCACGACCGCGTCGCCCTCGACCGGATGCTGATCGAGCAGCTCCCCCTGATCGTGGAGAAGGCCGCCGCGGGCCTGGAGCGCGCGAACGTCAACATCCTCAACGGCGCGGACGGCCTCAGCGAGGTCGCCGCCGGCCTCGTCGGCCAGGGCCTCGCCATCCTGGAGACCGTCAAGAAGGGCATCGACAAGGACGACAAGCCCCAGCTCCCCGCCTGACCCCGGCCCGATCCCGTGGAAGGGGCCGCCCCCTTCCACGGGCCGGATGCCGCGGACGGCTTCGAGCTCAAGGCTCCAGTCGGTCGGGCCGCGGAAGAGGAAGGCTAGGCGATTCCGGCTTCATCGGACATCGCGTCGGCAGGGAGGAACTGCGCGTACTTCTCGCGAAGATACGCCAGGCCCGAGTCGTGGGTCGTCTCGTAGTCGAGGGAGTTCTGGACGAACTTGAGGCGGTGCTGGGCTTCGGAGATCAGCTCGCTCCACTGCTTCACGACGATCCGGTAGGTGCCGGTGTCCTGGACGACCCCGAAGGGAAGCTGCGGCTGCCTGCGCTGTTCGTCGACGGTGCGTGTGGTCTCGTTGCCGACAAGCCAGAAATCCCACTTCACGTTGGGCTGCGCGAAGGACTCGTCGTTGACGATCGCACTGGCGTAGGAACGCAGCTGGCTCACGTCCTCGTCGTCCAGGCGATGTTTCGGCCTTTTGAGTTCGACGACCAGCTGCTCGAAGGAGTCGGCATTAATCTGTAGCCGACGGCCCAGGACGAGATCCGGGATGGCGTCGGATCCGTCTTCCAGGCGCACTTCTCGGAGCTCGGCGAGTTCGACGTCCTGGCCCAGCTTCGCCAGAAATCTTCTGAGGACCTTCGTCAGTCTCTCGTCATCGCCGGTAAGGCTCCATTCTTCGCCGAAGATCCACGTCTCATGCGCGAGGATCCGGTGCAGCTGGCGCCGCTCGAGCAGTCTTTTCCTGATCTGCCGATCGAACAGGATGGTGTTGAGACCGCTCAAGAACTCCATGCGTGAGCCGATCTCGTGGCCGGTCTGAATGAGTTGGGCGAGCGTGGTGTGCTTCAGAAGCCTCGTCAGCTCCTCAAGACGCGCCTTGGAGAGACGGGCGACGTCACCGAGGATGGGAAGCAGGGATTCCGGATCGCTCTCAAAGGTCTCTTTGAGCAGCCGGAGCGACAGGGCTTTGGAACGACTGCTTTTGCTCTCGTCCACGGTGCGTGACGCAGCGAGCGCGATGACGTTGAAGGTATCGCGGGTCGCAGCCTCCGTCGGAGTCGTCGGCTCATGCCTGTACGGCCATACGCCCTCGTCGCGCCATCGTTGGACGGTGGCCGCTTCACGGAGGCGAACGCGCTCTCCGAGGTACTCGCGCAGCGCATCGCGGGCCGCTGCGATGAGACGTCCTCGCGCAGTATCGGTGTCATCCTCCAGCCCGATCGGATCGTCGGCGGTGAAGCCGTCCCATTTGAGGTACGCGGTGAACTCCAGCCCCGGTGCTTGGACGCGTGGGTCTACCTCGTAGACGACGCGATCAGCGGAATCGCACAGGAAGATCGCGCGATTGACATTCTGGAGATCCCACTCGATTACGGTCAGCGTAGCGTCGTTCTGCCAGACGTCAGGCTGGCTGAGTGTCAGCACTCGCCGATTATCCTCTACGGTGCCCGGGTCCAGATCGGTGCCGAGGAAGCGGACGCCGAAGTCCTTGAAACGATCGATATGCAGAGCGAACTCGGTCAGGATCGACTGGCGCAGCCCCTGGGGTTCTTCAAATTCTGATGCGGCATCATCGGAGATCTAAGTAATCGTCACAGTGGTGCCGGTTTCTTCACTCTCGGCGGGACCGGCGTTGATGTCGAAACTGTCAAGAGAAGTGCGCCGGCCATCGATGTGAACGGTGGCAAAGCCTCCCTGCACCTGCTCGGCGGTCGAGACCCACTGGACAAGGTTGCCAAGGGAGAAGGCGGCGAAGCGGCCACGGCCATGCCGTCCGTGAACGGGGCGCCCTGCAGGGCTCTGCGTCCCGGAGACCAGCTTCCAGCTATCGCCGACACGGGAGAACGCACGCTCGGCGCGCTCCAGGTTCATGCCGTTGCCATTGTCCGAGACGACGATCTCCTCGAGGCCGCCGAGATCGTTGTAGTCACAGGCGATGGTGACCGTCGTGGCATCCTCGTCGAAGGCGTTCCAGATCAGTTCGGCCAGGCCGACCGAGGGTTTGCGGACGTACCCCTCAAGGATGGACTGCCCCGCCTGGACCTTCGCTGCGGTCATGGACGCCATCGTTTCACGCACCGTCAACGGACGTGGCGAGAGAACCACTTTGTCCCAGTTGTCCCAAAGTTCTGTCAGTGGAGAGCGTCGGCCACCGAGCGTGGCGTTCGGTCAGAAGGTTTCATGGCTCCAGTCGGTGAGGGCCGCGGAAGAGGAAGGTCGTCTCGCGGATGGAGGGGAGGCCGAGCAGGAGCATGAGGAGGCGGGCGAGGCCGAGCCCCAGGCCGCCGTGGGGCGGGGTGCCGTAGCGGAAGCAGTCGAGGTAGCCGCGGAGCGGCTCCAAGGCCATGCCCTTCTCGCGGGCCTGAGCGACGAGGACTTCGTGGCGGTGCTCGCGTTGGGCGCCGGTGGTGATCTCGACGCCTTTCCAGAGCAGGTCGAAGCTCTCGGTGACGCTCGGGTCGTCGTCGGGGCGCAGGTGGTAGAAGGGCCGGGCGGAGGCGGGGTAGCGGGTGACGAAGACGAACTCGTGCCCGGTCTCGGCGGCGATCAGTGCGGACAGGGCCCGTTCGCCTTCGGGGTCCAAGTCGTCTTTGCCGCCTTCGGGGTCCCAGCCCGCCGCGCGCAGCCGGGTCAGCGCGTCGGCCATCGTGATGCGCGGGAAAGGCAGCTCGGGGACAGCCGCGGTGACGCCGAAGTGCTCCTCGATCTCAACGCCGTGGCGGCGGTGGACCTCGATGAGGACGTGGTGGAGCAGGCGTTCCTCGACGGCCATGACGTCCTCGACGGAGTCGATCCAGGCCAGCTCAAGGTCGACGCCGGTGAACTCGGTGGAGTGCCGTGCGGTGAAGGACG harbors:
- a CDS encoding tyrosine-type recombinase/integrase; this translates as MPYVIQRADKDGKPRYTGMYRTKDGPYRSAGTYDDHRRAYEVAEQEEQHIHSLLQETSPADKARMTFLEFGETRFFPRHRASAATMQGYFSVAQLYIYPYLGRLRVSEVNRETYYNLLIKTLPQAEVPHSAILATRKVLSAMCEMAWNEGYRSNNPVRSIRLPSAPTKPVLVASHDQWRLLEEALTYPPARLHARLNVTTWARRCELISLRPCDFDFGKQLLTITRSSVRVGARFHPTGRAGWITNPHPKNGDWRRFTISKQMCTALQDHIDEYSIADDALLFPQWMFAYKGLITPDQAADPDLPPLITKTGKIHHHGTTGARYGMNCTCPKCRSFAAAYQRDWRRRQPTTSTRANPFRTDGTEFLTPAVWTRFWNHARAQASLPPTFTPYNARHTGISWAIAKGIDLQKVRQRAGHGSLEVTSRYAAILNEEDTTLADALEEIFDTFTP
- a CDS encoding VOC family protein — its product is MPLSAYQLRTSIAVSDIQEAVAFYEGKLGLEVLESGPSARIVDGSRVYGSGGGPALNVYQSVTAGKTPATLATWYVDDIDLIVDELVSSGVEFVRYDQFEHDAKGITARAGGGRIAWFQDPDGNTFALEADS
- a CDS encoding alpha/beta fold hydrolase; this translates as MSTQVLRLPEVDLVYDVHGPLPTPDGRPPVVMIGQPMDAGGFGALVSHFTERTVITYDPRGLGRSTRKDGRADHTPQTQAEDVHALIETLGAGPVELFASSGGAVTALALVTAHPTDVTTLVAHEPPLLSVLPDARLAARARAAVRDVYQARGWGAGMAAFIAMTSWQGEFTDDYFTQPAPDPAQFGLPTEDDGSRGDPLLSDLSWPVSDYHPNAARLLAAPTRIIIAVGEESLPLLTGRTSLATADLLGRQPTVFPSHHGGFIGGDHGHSGRPEAFARKLHEVLTEPT
- a CDS encoding XRE family transcriptional regulator, whose amino-acid sequence is MTETISPAASLAERIEWLIVNSWPDEVPQKETNVEIAEAVVAGTGVEMSGTTVWKLRTGRQENPQFRTLTALAVFFGVPIGYFGFPGEAAPIDDDLTHRALLRELRAGAIRPDVLRALIGLSPGTRHLLDEIVLAAAAADRRGRA
- a CDS encoding sulfite oxidase, with protein sequence MERISLPGRVAGPDEGIGADELALAARNHGMPLEALRYDVTPAGLHYLLIHYDIPYGLPEEWRLEVDGPRGPVSFDLGTLRRFPVETVRVTMECAGNGRARLRPRPVSQPWLLEAVGTADWTGVPLRLVLDEAGLTDPTTELVFTGADHGLERGVEQDYERSLPFAEATRPEVLLAYEMNGLPLPPQHGGPLRLIVPGWYGMAHVKWLRRIRPVEPPFDGFQQTVAYRLRQEPDEEGVPVTRIQPRALLEPPGFPDFMSRTRLVRPGPLTLRGRAWSGRSPLVRVEVSTDDGTTWHDAALTPEDSAHPWAWRSWTFPWTAPPGDHVLAVRASDTSGPQPPSPPWNLGGFANNTAHRVSVICLPS
- a CDS encoding SPFH domain-containing protein; translation: MFGWRVPLPDEAMLISGGKTSEKYSAPFRVIIGHGAFVVPVFRKVEFMSLSMHEAEVADTCVTRQGISLKVKAIIAFKVGNDLESIVNAGQRFLSDQAQMAVLTGRIFSGHLRAIVGSMTVEEIVTERQKLAIAVLDTATPEMAKIGLVIDSLQIQSIDDMGAGYIDAMAAPHVAAIQRQAQIAQAQAAQQSAEAAQESERNQAEYARQTAIVKAQYKAEVDRAQAESAQAGPLALANAQQEVLMAQTELAQRAAELRQQELVSEIVRPAEADAERIRILAEAEAERMRIQAAAAASHDRVALDRMLIEQLPLIVEKAAAGLERANVNILNGADGLSEVAAGLVGQGLAILETVKKGIDKDDKPQLPA
- a CDS encoding ATP-binding protein, producing the protein MTAAKVQAGQSILEGYVRKPSVGLAELIWNAFDEDATTVTIACDYNDLGGLEEIVVSDNGNGMNLERAERAFSRVGDSWKLVSGTQSPAGRPVHGRHGRGRFAAFSLGNLVQWVSTAEQVQGGFATVHIDGRRTSLDSFDINAGPAESEETGTTVTIT